In Solanum lycopersicum chromosome 3, SLM_r2.1, the genomic stretch ttttgatggaTATTgtgcaaaaatgaaaaaaaaatatatttgaaatatttctcgaaaatatttttttcgaaaatattttttgacgAGGATGGGCTTGGGTGGGGGtgacataaaaaatgaaattttcaaaaatacttttttttttttaaaaaaaaagagagactaTGGGGGTGGCGCGGCGGGGAGGGGGGAGGTGTTAgcgtaaaaataataataaaaaaattgtaattctcaaaaaaaaaaatgttaaaaaaattgatagaaaaaatGATTTGGGTGGAGgtggaataaaaaataaaaattttcaaaaacaatttttttagaaaaaacaaaattgatggGGGTGGCAAGAGTGGGGGTGGGGGCAtaatagatgattttttttaaaatttgaactcAATAGGTtgaaaaacttgaaatatttttcaaaaacatatttttcgATGGGACGGGGGCATGTTTGGAGGtacagataaaaatatatttgaaatttaaaaaataaaagaagttcaaaaattttattatttgtttttgaatAGGGAGAGTTGGGTACGGTGTATGTGTTgggtaagaaaaaaaattaaaggatgaGATAGagttttacaaaatattttctttaattttggaagaaaagtcattttcctcaaatttgagaaaaacgAGTTGTCtgaaaaaacattttccaaaaattttaagttaaccaaacatgaaaaaattaaaaaaccgAAAAATGTTTTTATCCCCCTACTAAACACACTTTAAATCTTGAATCTTCCTCACTACTCGAAAAAGCTTTTTATTCGGTGAACACTCTCAGTTAGGTACAACATCTTATTTCTCTATATGATACAAAAATAAACATCACAAACTATTAAATACAAagttattttttctctcttacTGGTACAACATCTTACATGTTACTCCTTAACTAATTCCATACTAAAATCCCAGAGCCTTTTAGCTAAATCCATATCTCTAGCAATAGCTGTTGTTGTCCCCAAATTGTTGTCACAAAAATATTCACCACTTATCCCCTTCAATTGTGGATGCAATGCAACATAGCAAGTGGTTGATGCTCCCTATATAGAGAAGAtgaaatggaaaaataaatCTATAAAATTGCTCCGGATGATGTCGAAAATTCTATAAATTTGCAtaagagtgtgtgtgtgtgtactgCAAATTTCATAAATGTCTCAATGTGGAACATACCTGTTGAacgtttttaaaaataaacttccCAAACTTGCTTACAAGACCTGTATCATATAGAAAAGGGAGTATTAGTTCGATAAAATAAACATACAGGAATACTTCACATTTGCTAAATATGCAATTTAGCGTGTACTATCTATTATTTCGTGTAGTTCATTTGTAGTATTAATCTGTAATTATCTGTTGTTTTTGTTACTATTAATTGTCTCTTGTAATGTCCATTATGTCTTTTTCTAGACTTCTTTTGTCTCGAGTCGGGGTTCTATagaaaacaacctctctacctcaaAGCCTCTCGAGATAAAGTTTGTGTACACTCTAGCCTCCCCTCATCCCACTGTGTGAGACTAcactatgttgttgttgtactaTTAGTGAGACTGTGAGAGCATAAAAGGCTTTATTTCAGatataaagaagataataacTCGCTAAGAATGGCATCATATTAATTAGACACCATAGAGgaaggaagaaaagaaaatcttattATTACCATCAAAAATGCCCAGATGACGAAACATATTGGTTGTGATTGTTCCAGGATGAAGTGAATTTGCTGTTATTTCCACTCCTCCTTCCTATTCAAAATAACAAAGAGCACTCAGATTTTTAGAGTTCAATTGAATGGCATCGAACCCCTAAGCCAAAGCTATGGCTGTGGCTACAGAAATCAGATACTGGAAATTAAATCACGATTTCTCAATGTGCAAAATGGAATACCAAATATCAACTCCAAGAAATATGTGTTTGGTCGCGAGGAATGGAGACATGTCATGACTACACAAGAACCgccaaaacaaaaattattagaacacaaaaaaaaaacatgtgattatttattttctgaAAAGCACCTTTAGGCGTCTTGTGAGCTCATAAGCATGCAGTATGTTGGCCAGCTTTGATTGTCCGTATGCCCAAAAACTACAGTAGCtgcaaataaaataacaaacaacatAGACAATGAAAAAACAATTTTCCATGGGAGAAGCCTAAATTTATCATGTTAATCTGATCATTGTTATACAGCTTGAAGTGAAAAGAACAGCATTTTTTGAGCACGAAAAGCTTGTCATCTTGATTAATTCAATAGTAGCAATGAGCAACTATCGAGATAGAAGGACACCAAATAAGATAATTGAACAATCAAATGACGTGATTGGAGCGAACACCTCTCTTCTATTAATTACAATCAAGATAACTTATGGAAGTTCGACATAAGAAATTTGATTAGATTACCTTTTGGGATCATTAATTTTGCCAAAGCGAATTCCCTCGCGATATGTGAACATACAATAAGCTACTGAAGACACATTAATAATCCTTCCCTCTCTCTCTGTTTTACGTGTTGTCTCCTTCATCTTGTCCAACAAcaaatttgtcaaaagaaaatGACCTGCAAACACAGGGAATTAGAAAGAGAACAATTTTGGGCAAAATAAATTAACAGGAACCACAAGCTGAATGTCCCTATTGAAATTTACAAATTCGAATTAAGCATCAACAGGCACCTATCATCTCCTATGACGTACTACCAAGCAGATATAAACTGCCTATTACCAGTGTGATTTTAGAATCTCCCTTGTTTCACTGTTACATATACAAGTTAATTCAGGTCTCATATGGTCTACTATTATATATGTGCATTTCATGCTTTTCTTCATCCTATAATCTTGATATTAAATTCCCTGTACAGTACAAACAGTCTAATCGATTGAACGGAAGGTGGAAAGGCAGTTGGAAGGCACCGCATGACAAATCATATGGAAATCAATTACTTTACCTCACGTTGCCCTTCCATGACATCTCAGGAAGGCACCGCATGATAAATGTCGTGTACAGAAACATACGCCTAACGCACAACCATACCTAGATGATTCGTGGCAAATTGCAGCTCTATGTTATCTTTGGAAAGCATAAAGGGAATTCCCACCACTCCTGCATTATTACTAACAGAAAATAAGTAACATCAATAGATATATAAAGATTCTTCCAAAACTATATAGGGAGAAAAAGCAAAATGTCGTCTTTCAGAGTTTCAAGACTATGTGATTAATTACCACTCGTATTTGTGACTTACATTAGCATGTTCAATGAGTGACCTGATGATATAAAATCAGCTGCAAATTTCCTTACTGATGCCAATGAGCTAAGATCTAACTCCATTATATCAACTTTAGCTGCTGAGATTTCCTTTACTATTGCTTCTTTAACATCTTTTCCAGCAGCTATATTCCTGACAGCCATGATAACATGAACTCCACGCAGGGCTAGAACACGGCTAGTTTCAGCACCAATACCACTTGATGCTCCTACAAATAGATTGATAATTAAAAGCAAACAAATTGCTGCTAACTTCTTGCTAAAGAAAACACTCATCAATGTGGAGTCTCAGTCTAATAAGCAAGTAGGATAATATTAGGAGTACTGTGATTTTATTCTTCTTCATGCTTCGTTCATCTAACGTTGCCTCTCATGTCTGTCCTATATATTATTAGTCTGCTGTCatattgaaaaaattgagaaaGCTAAAGTAAGAAGCAAATATTGAGCGTGAGATAGATCAAACTGAAGAACAAAAGCTTGTGAGTTGAAGTTCATTTCAGCTCTACACTTTGTCTATTCTTCGTACCAGATGATTTGAGTAGTAACATTATTCACTTCAAGAACATTATTACaagatatttcttttaaaaaccCTTGTACTTATGGGCTAGATTTAGTTTGAAAGGTATTGCTATGATCGAGGACCGCAGCAGTCAAGTGGTTCGAGGTAGCCTCTTAGGTTATTGAATTGTAACCTACAATTGCTCATTGTTTTATACTCTATTTAGATGGTAATTACGTATTCTTTCATAGTGTAtcatattgtattgtatcgtaCAATATTGTTTTAACGACACAACTTTTGAATAGATTGTACTGTTTTTCGTCATTACATAATGACACACATCAACAATTTGAAGAATAAACCACCAGGAAAAGTAGGGCATCGCTATAAAAAGGTGGCACAAAAGATAGAATAagacaaaataagttaataactCAATCACACCAAATAAGTCGTTACACAAAATGGGACTTTCTTTCATTACCTAACGAAGAATGTTAGGATAAGATACAATATAATTTAAGTACAATAGGTGTtgtgacaatatttttttagtagttGTCATTTACGGTCAGTCCATCAGCAACAGGTATAGGGTAACTTTGTACACTAAACTAGGACAGATAGATAGAAAGAAATCACCTAATATTTGTCTCTGCTGGGATTTGAACTAAAACCTCATGGTTCTCAAGCCAAAGCCACGGATCTATAGGACAAAAATTATATGCAAGTAGCTAGCACAGATTTTTCAACATGAAATGAATAGATTacactttaatttttgttaaaacaaaGAGGTAAACGTAGACCTAGAAGAAATAGTGAtacaaacaaatattaattggaTGCTAGCAaaagtgaaaatgaaaatggaGTAAACACCTGTAACAATGGCGGTGAGACCGGAGCCGTCGATTTCATCGGTGACTTCTTCAGCAGTGGAGGAATAGGAAAACCCAGATCGCCCTTTTGATCTATTAAAAACCCACATAGTACAGGAACCAGTAGTTTATTTACTTCTCTCCCGTTGCTTCAGAATTGTTTTCGGGTACCGTGTTTAAACACGTTCCTTTATATATAAACTAGTAAAATAACTCGAGCTTCGAGTCGGAATTTATTATTAcagaatttataaaaataatatttaaaacctATAATgcattaaactaaaaaaaaattatatggaaaATGAAAGTTATTACTcacatcttatcatttatttattcttaataaaataagtataatttCATGATTGTAAAAATACATATCAGGATTTATAACATAAGCAATTGTGTCAGTAAGCCACTCAATATGagcaatatttatttaattgtgaagaagaataagaggttcaaaattttctttgttttaaaatgagagaaaatttctctatttataaacaataaaggatattgttaataaatatttattgtgtcttatcaaAGAAGTCATAACTATTTAGAAAAGTTGATACTCTTCGAAAAAGTAACAATCTTTCATAAAGGTTgtaactcttcattaaagtcacaatatttcataaatgttatttataatttttcataaaagtcacaactttcataaatgttataacttttcataaaagtcgcaacatttcattaaagttataatttttcataaaaattataatttttcataaaagtcacgactttcataaagaaaatgctaattttgaaaaataaaataaatttaaggcGAATTCTGAATTGTGATGACGCCACGTAGGCAGGCCTAGGATTCTCCTTATATGATTGctctcaaataaataaataaataaataaataaatgaagtatTATTAGTGGCAGACGCTTTAATTTGATGTATAATTGCAGGGACGGCTcaac encodes the following:
- the LOC101258230 gene encoding short-chain dehydrogenase TIC 32, chloroplastic-like isoform X1, coding for MWVFNRSKGRSGFSYSSTAEEVTDEIDGSGLTAIVTGASSGIGAETSRVLALRGVHVIMAVRNIAAGKDVKEAIVKEISAAKVDIMELDLSSLASVRKFAADFISSGHSLNMLINNAGVVGIPFMLSKDNIELQFATNHLGHFLLTNLLLDKMKETTRKTEREGRIINVSSVAYCMFTYREGIRFGKINDPKSYCSFWAYGQSKLANILHAYELTRRLKEGGVEITANSLHPGTITTNMFRHLGIFDGLVSKFGKFIFKNVQQGASTTCYVALHPQLKGISGEYFCDNNLGTTTAIARDMDLAKRLWDFSMELVKE
- the LOC101258230 gene encoding short-chain dehydrogenase TIC 32, chloroplastic-like isoform X2; protein product: MAVRNIAAGKDVKEAIVKEISAAKVDIMELDLSSLASVRKFAADFISSGHSLNMLINNAGVVGIPFMLSKDNIELQFATNHLGHFLLTNLLLDKMKETTRKTEREGRIINVSSVAYCMFTYREGIRFGKINDPKSYCSFWAYGQSKLANILHAYELTRRLKEGGVEITANSLHPGTITTNMFRHLGIFDGLVSKFGKFIFKNVQQGASTTCYVALHPQLKGISGEYFCDNNLGTTTAIARDMDLAKRLWDFSMELVKE